In Accipiter gentilis chromosome 38, bAccGen1.1, whole genome shotgun sequence, the following proteins share a genomic window:
- the CCDC115 gene encoding LOW QUALITY PROTEIN: coiled-coil domain-containing protein 115 (The sequence of the model RefSeq protein was modified relative to this genomic sequence to represent the inferred CDS: inserted 2 bases in 1 codon): MEGPSALDAVVLELLEALETLQQKRQLLTQLLRQGWLSLSQARYSLGCHRVSSLQYGATMVPRVRVLPRQDPGGPPYFEEVPGTGGDPEDPDPQQGGGDGLRQRRGPPEKGGAPPRXPPPNPLAWFGVLVPPSLRQAQGSFIQGVTVAVELAGLQSAVADAITRYRALLRRKRHLDGDAGTLGDIETLGDTQTTGDTRSSGDTETLGDIKTTGTSGDTETLGDTQITRDTETAGDAATNGDAGTA, translated from the exons atGGAGG GGCCATCGGCGCTGGACGCGGtagtgctggagctgctggaggcgCTGGAGACGCTGCAGCAGAAACGTCAGCTCCTCACACAGCTCCTGCGCCAG gggTGGCTGTCCCTGTCCCAGGCCCGTTACTCCCTGGGGTGCCACCGCGTCTCGTCCCTGCAGTACGGGGCCACCATGGTCCCCCGCGTCCGCGTCCTCCCCAG gcaggACCCGGGGGGACCCCCCTACTTTGAGGAGGTGCCAGGCACAGGAGGGGACCCTGAGGACCCTGACCCCCAGCAGGGGGGGGGCGAtg GGCTGCGGCAGCGCCGGGGTCCCCCAGAAAAAGGGGGTGCCCCCCCTCG gcccccccccaatcccctgGCCTGGTTCGGGGTGctggtgccccccagcctgcGGCAGGCCCAGGGCAGCTTCATCCAGG GGGTGACGGTGGCGGTGGAGCTGGCGGGGCTGCAGAGCGCCGTGGCGGATGCCATCACCCGCTACCGCGCCCTCCTGCGCCGTAAGCGTCACCTCGACGGGGACGCCGGGACCCTCGGGGACATCGAGACCCTTGGGGACACCCAGACCACGGGTGACACGAGGAGCTCGGGGGACACCGAGACCCTCGGGGACATCAAGACCACCGGGACATCAGGTGACACCGAGACCCTCGGGGACACCCAGATCACGCGTGACACCGAGACGGCGGGGGACGCGGCGACGAACGGGGATGCAGGGACTGCGTGA
- the IMP4 gene encoding LOW QUALITY PROTEIN: U3 small nucleolar ribonucleoprotein protein IMP4 (The sequence of the model RefSeq protein was modified relative to this genomic sequence to represent the inferred CDS: deleted 1 base in 1 codon) gives MLRRQARERREYLQRRAQEDRLRRQQDKKERLRQALDENRLLPTELRREALALQKELEFDTPGVDDTSGSQDDEYRWAGLEPPKVMVTTSRDPSSRLRVFAKELCLLIPGARRMNRGRAELGALVGACRAAGVTDLLVLHETRGRPDGLSLCHLPHGPTAHFTLSGAVLRQEVGGLGGAPLAAPHLLLLRLDSPLGRRVGTILKHLFPVPRPDSRRVVTFANEDDVILVRNHVYRRQGKTVELEEVGPRFQLRPYLIRLGTLEQGDAADVEWRWHPYTATAPKRRLLSAQ, from the exons ATG CTCCGCCGGCAAGCCCGGGAACGCCGTGAGTACCTGCAGCGCCGGGCGCAGGAGGATCGGCTTCGGAGACAGCAGGATAAGAAAGAGAGACTGCGGCAGGCGCTGGATG AGAACCGGCTGCTGCCCACGGAGCTGCGGCGCGAGGCCTTGGCCCTGCAGAAGGAGCTGGAGTTCGACACGCCGGGGGTGGACG ACACCTCTGGTAGCCAAGACGACGAGTACCGGTGGGCGGGGCTAGAGCCCCCCAAGGTGATGGTGACGACCTCCCGTGACCCCAGCTCCCGCCTCCGCGTCTTTGCCAAG gagcTGTGCTTGCTAATCCCGGGAGCGCGGCGGATGAACCGGGGCCGGGCGGAGCTGGGGGCGTTGGTGGGGGCGTGTCGGGCCGCCGGTGTCACCGACCTCCTGGTGCTGCATGAGACCCGGGGGAGGCCTG ACGGGCTGTCCCTGTGTCAcctgccccacggccccacgGCCCACTTCACCCTCAGTGGGGCAGTGCTGcggcaggaggtg ggggggctggggggggcccccCTGGCGgccccccatctcctgctgctgcgCCTCGACTCCCCCCTGGGACGCAGG gTGGGGACAATCCTGAAGCACCTCTTCCCTGTCCCCCGCCCCGACAGCCGCCGCGTGGTCACCTTTGCCAACGAGGATGATGTCATTTTAGTCCG AAACCATGTTTACCGGCGTCAGGGGAAGACAGTGGAGCTGGAAGAGGTGGGACCCCGGTTCCAGCTGCGCC CCTATCTGATCCGCCTGGGGACCCTGGAGCAGGGGGACGCGGCCGACGTGGAATGGCGCTGGCACCCCTACACCGCCACCGCCCCCAAACGCCGCCTCCTCAGCGCCCAATGA
- the PTPN18 gene encoding tyrosine-protein phosphatase non-receptor type 18 — MGWAGPEPEGAGPTLPTPGNGKRKEGPKRPGGPPEFGGSPLTPPPPDHEPVGASGAPPVMDATYAVVNKTRRGGGAGGRDSTPFGRETASFDRDHAPFGKDPAPPGTPPSLPGSPLWRPSPTLAASPQPGDGAYEVVTPHGDPSSTPCLGFNFRIGKPKGPREPPAEWSRV; from the exons ATGGGGTGGGCGGGGCCAGAacccgagggggcggggccgacACTTCCTACCCCAGGAAACGGGAAGCGCAAAGAAGGACCCAAACGTCCGGGGGGGCCCCCAGAGTTCGGGGGGTCCCCTctcacccctcctccccccgatCAC gaGCCTGTTGGTGCCAGCGGAGCCCCCCCCGTAATGGACGCCACCTACGCCGTGGTCAACAAAACccgccgggggggcggggccggaggaCGAGACTCCACCCCTTTTGGACGAGAGACCGCCTCTTTTGACCGAGACCACGCCCCTTTCGGGAAAGACCCCGCCCCTCCGggcacccctccctccctccctgggaGCCCCCTGTGGCGCCCCTCCCCCACTCTGGCCg cctccccccaaCCTGGTGACGGCGCCTACGAGGTCGTGACCCCCCACGGggaccccagcagcaccccatgTCTCG GATTTAATTTCCGGATCGGGAAGCCCAAAGGACCGCGGGAACCCCCAGCCGAATGGTCCCGGGTGTGA
- the MON1B gene encoding vacuolar fusion protein MON1 homolog B, translating to MAAAGSPPGKGTPQPPDTAEADLTEPAVAVSSPDYRHDKEEEVSPAAVPAAMTSSGCQHAGEEEEVTAAVTTVAAMTSPGCRRGGEEDVTAAGWRCRRKHVFVLSEAGKPIYSRHGNEEALAATMGVMMALVSFIQSGGNAIRAICSEDRTLVFEQRGPLLLVSVSRTRQSAAQLRRELAFVHEQILSLLTRGGIARVFARRRGYDLRRLLAGAEAVLDRLLSGAAADGRLLLGAARCLPLPAALRRAVSGALRRAAAAAVPAPALALLAAGGRLVTAARQRALAEGGRLCASDLHLLLNLLGSGVGAGEVWTPVCLPRFNPDGYFYAYAAALGEEEEEEGGSGTGGVTLILLSTEREGFYAAAGCRRRLEEMLRAQGWLGELGAAVRGGAGYGPTRPGAPELRHFLYKPLEGPEEMQQLPQFTSPELEDPYTSEEEQHRLFDLYHYLHSRVHSPHRPLRLLYHVAEKETLLAWVTSKFELYGCFSPLVTKAGAIGVLTKLLRWLKKEEDWLFIRYPPPYCATPARSEGAEAEG from the exons ATGGCAGCGGCCGGCTCCCCTCCCGGCAaagggaccccccagcccccag ACACGGCGGAGGCCGACCTGACGGAGCCGGCGGTGGCCGTGTCGTCCCCGGATTACCGTCACGACAAGGAAGAAGAGGTATCACCGGCGGCAGTACCGGCGGCCATGACGTCCTCTGGGTGTCAGCACGccggggaagaggaggaggtgacggCAGCGGTGACGACGGTGGCGGCCATGACGTCCCCGGGATGCCGGCGCGGCGGGGAAGAGGACGTGACGGCGGCGGGGTGGCGTTGCCGGCGGAAGCACGTCTTCGTGTTGAGCGAGGCGGGGAAACCCATCTACTCCCGTCACGGTAATGAAGAAGCGTTGGCAGCCACCATGGGCGTCATGATGGCACTTGTCTCCTTCATCCAGAGCGGCGGCAACGCCATTCGCGCCATCTGTTCTG AGGACCGGACTTTGGTGTTCGAGCAGCGCGGACCCTTGTTGCTGGTGTCGGTGTCCCGCACGCGGCAATCAGCGGCGCAGCTACGGCGGGAACTGGCCTTCGTCCATGAGCAAATCCTCAGCCTCCTCACCCGCGGCGGTATCGCCCGCGTATTTGCCCGCCGACGCGGTTACGATCTCCGGCGTCTCCTCGCTGGCGCCGAAGCTGTCCTCGATCGTCTCCTATCTGGCGCAGCAGCAGATGGGCGGTTGTTGTTGGGAGCAGCTCGTTGCCTGCCCCTTCCGGCAGCCCTTCGGCGGGCGGTTTCGGGAGCTCttcgccgcgccgccgccgctgctgtcCCCGCCCCTGCTTTGGCTTTGTTGGCGGCCGGCGGGCGGTTGGTGACGGCGGCACGGCAGCGGGCTTTGGCGGAAGGCGGCCGGTTGTGCGCCAGCGACCTTCACCTCCTCCTCAATCTtttggggagtggggtgggggcgGGCGAAGTGTGGACCCCCGTCTGTTTACCCCGCTTCAACCCCGATGGCTATTTCTATGCCTACGCGGCGGCGCtgggcgaggaagaggaggaggaaggcggcagCGGCACTGGCGGGGTGACGCTCATCCTGCTGTCGACGGAGCGTGAGGGGTTCTATGCAGCGGCGGGATGCCGGCGGCGTTTGGAGGAGATGCTGCGGGCACAGGGGTGGttgggggagctgggggcggCGGTACGGGGAGGGGCGGGGTACGGCCCCACCCGCCCCGGCGCCCCCGAGCTCCGCCATTTTCTTTACAAGCCCTTGGAGGGGCCGGAGGAGATGCAGCAGCTGCCGCAGTTTACgag CCCTGAGCTGGAGGACCCCTACACCAGCGAGGAGGAACAACACCGGCTCTTCGACCTGTACCACTACCTGCACAGCCGCGTGCACAGCCCCCACCGGCCCCTGCGCCTCCTTTACCACGTGGCTGAGAAGGAGACACTCTTGGCTTGG GTGACGAGCAAATTCGAGCTGTACGGCTGCTTCAGCCCACTGGTGACGAAGGCGGGAGCCATCGGGGTCCTCACCAAGCTGCTGCGCTGgctgaagaaggaggaggactgGCTCTTCATCCGCTACCCTCCGCCATACTGTGCTACCCCCGCCCGCTCCGAAGGGGCCGAGGCCGAGGGCTGA
- the LOC126035194 gene encoding synaptonemal complex central element protein 1-like isoform X1, whose translation MDGEPHGVPCPPAGGPRLEALLVRIRSLHRARQVLARETAEAQGQSEGLRRHLEQLEERQAALEGLWQQKQEALRVARLRREEVEAEGQRRQGLCLSRQQDLEGAEEQRERLRHLRRGQRQEFWQQLDDITEEHKHLREAHTPAQLEAELVQLEEAREKLLSQERHLLEAEEQLGPEAYVAMRLVEQEEEGARQRLGAELGRRQVHLRHRDRLAEELERLQRPLEAPPE comes from the exons ATGGACGGTGAGCCACACG GTGTCCCTTGTCCCCCTGCGGGGGGTCCACGGCTGGAGGCACTGCTGGTGCGGATCCGCAGCCTGCACCGAG CCCGTCAGGTCCTGGCGCGGGAGACGGCGGAGGCGCAAGGACAGAGCGAGGGGTTGCGACGGCACCTGGAACAAC TGGAAGAGCGTCAGGCGGCGCTGGAAGGGCTCTGGCAGCAGAAGCAAG AGGCGCTGCGGGTGGCACGGTTGcgcagggaggaggtggaggccGAAGGTCAAAG GCGCCAGGGCCTGTGCCTAAGCCGCCAGCAGGACCTGGAGGGGGCGGAGGAGCAGCGGGAACGCCTGCGTCACCTGCGTCGGGGACAAAG GCAGGAGTTCTGGCAGCAGCTCGATGACATCACGGAGGAACACAAACACCTGCGTGAAGCGCAC ACCCCCGCCCAGTTGGAGGCTGAACTGGTGCAACTGGAGGAGGCACGGGAGAAGCTGCTGAGCCAGG AGCGCCAcctgctggaggcagaggagcagctggGACCCGAAGCCTATGTGGCCAT GCGATtggtggagcaggaggaggagggggcgcgGCAGCGTTTGGGGGCGGAGCTTGGACGGCGGCAGGTCCACCTGCGCCACAGGGACAG gctGGCGGAAGAGCTGGAGCGGCTGCAGCGCCCCCTGGAGGCTCCGCCCGAGTGA
- the LOC126035194 gene encoding golgin subfamily A member 6-like protein 2 isoform X2 codes for MDGEPHGVPCPPAGGPRLEALLVRIRSLHRARQVLARETAEAQGQSEGLRRHLEQLEERQAALEGLWQQKQEALRVARLRREEVEAEGQRQEFWQQLDDITEEHKHLREAHTPAQLEAELVQLEEAREKLLSQERHLLEAEEQLGPEAYVAMRLVEQEEEGARQRLGAELGRRQVHLRHRDRLAEELERLQRPLEAPPE; via the exons ATGGACGGTGAGCCACACG GTGTCCCTTGTCCCCCTGCGGGGGGTCCACGGCTGGAGGCACTGCTGGTGCGGATCCGCAGCCTGCACCGAG CCCGTCAGGTCCTGGCGCGGGAGACGGCGGAGGCGCAAGGACAGAGCGAGGGGTTGCGACGGCACCTGGAACAAC TGGAAGAGCGTCAGGCGGCGCTGGAAGGGCTCTGGCAGCAGAAGCAAG AGGCGCTGCGGGTGGCACGGTTGcgcagggaggaggtggaggccGAAGGTCAAAG GCAGGAGTTCTGGCAGCAGCTCGATGACATCACGGAGGAACACAAACACCTGCGTGAAGCGCAC ACCCCCGCCCAGTTGGAGGCTGAACTGGTGCAACTGGAGGAGGCACGGGAGAAGCTGCTGAGCCAGG AGCGCCAcctgctggaggcagaggagcagctggGACCCGAAGCCTATGTGGCCAT GCGATtggtggagcaggaggaggagggggcgcgGCAGCGTTTGGGGGCGGAGCTTGGACGGCGGCAGGTCCACCTGCGCCACAGGGACAG gctGGCGGAAGAGCTGGAGCGGCTGCAGCGCCCCCTGGAGGCTCCGCCCGAGTGA